Proteins from one Salvelinus sp. IW2-2015 linkage group LG9, ASM291031v2, whole genome shotgun sequence genomic window:
- the disp2 gene encoding protein dispatched homolog 2: protein MDTCSITDERADAIVMDSPRTERPARETFQSEIPEVSLCPPDSVCPEAQATRIQNEGDQSDSCSLPRPSSSTSSQLYHQVSQGCTYHSQQHRQCHCCGHHKPIKGKACLESHPITVGPPHTDCSTSAVKTGRSCSPSHVPSCHNAVRCHWLHGSHDGGGPHQSKQHHVVTVRDDGLYWIPRNYSQVVVKYPLVVLVACAVVLLGCSLAGLLIGPLPDFSDPLMGFEPRGTYIGVRQSALAKLQQNTGPGNTLSLIPQHLKDKTAGSYGDGSGGDAGGSQEQSSRQRSKRMLDRDSAQDTFLCDAPGERYAQLVFRSGNSASLWSLKAIYSMCEMEQARIRSQPHFQDLCKQHIRLEVDGAIIRGGCCPSWSLGNYLALLSNASSCLSLTSVQVSESLSLLRYCAPYYHDGRLVAYCAERGSQXNCASVPTRCKHSRAVFQILHYLVDKDFLGPQTIEYQVPSLKYSLLFLPVEKGDHLMEIYMNSLEGRELTYKNTTITGMDLGIKQKLFKYYLARDSIYPVLAVVSLFLTIALYLQSLFLSALSLVAIVGSLLTSYFFYKVVFQLTFFPFLNLASAFILFGSCSNHAFTFIDFWNLQLSQNPPVSLEIRVNRVLQEVGYLILASGLTSSATFFSGFLSSITAVRCFAVYLGTASLICTFSALAWLPSSLILRERYTVPASASVTAQAWKPCCTKSIGGFWDTSSRKRCLFTLGQKLRGLKRGLSDTSNLLFLKILPCGVVKFRYIWICWFAVLAAGGTYISVVDPGMRLPTLDNRATQLFRSSHPFERYDAEYRHQFMFERLVNGEDKLITLTLVWGVIPTDNGNHFDPKSNGSLVMDPEFNMSSPEAQVWLRDLCGRVQNQSFYLPSSSSSENEGSTDNVCIVEQLVHWVSIRRCSESEDAFHFCCNDIPFPYPPGVFEQCLSMMVAERHAEGYVSEVGGLHFEADGRIAALVMVFRTTHRYSYNFSHTTLFYNDIVSWFNGEMSGAPLGLKEGWFVSQLTLFDLQQCLSSETLVVTGFSVALAFALLLLTTWNIPLSIYGTAAVGGSVFVTIGLLVLLEWQLSGVEALFISAAAGLSVDFLANYCISYNSAPHSDRFGRVAHSLKRMSCPVAIGSGAFCCVGIAMLPTTALLFRKLGIFLFLVKCVACGFATFFFQSLCCFFGPQKNCGKIMLPCSSEPGTESLPSCSAAEPRSSTCAANGAFGRSRVRRNFNKDEGNYLYPNHQRQRQRQAGGGREPEQYELQPLACQLSDSFENSTCTSKLSNRPSVLSDDIQFGGLSPRRDVERSNIEADSEELCGRHHKGCHPPPALQTSSPYKENTLGPVVAPPGDLAKERLLCKTCRGQSAGIKHWNVSLSSSSSMEDTIISQTIETIYQPSLSKDEAPNSTFKRHPHKRLLSSQSSFDGLEDSNETCLSDIEPGPSNQQTSIEAEGVLEPQPGHLNGKRDTLRLSLRETTYETASPGCGRGRTSQSEGPVMLPNSKPDLPDVWIKRDGQREDKS, encoded by the exons ATGGATACTTGCTCTATCACCGATGAGCGCGCAGACGCTATAGTCATGGATTCGCCAAGAACTGAAAGACCTGCAAGGGAGACATTTCAAAG TGAGATACCGGAGGTGTCACTGTGTCCTCCTGACAGTGTGTGCCCGGAGGCCCAGGCCACTCGGATCCAAAACGAAGGGGACCAGTCTGACAGTTGCAGCctccccagaccctcctcctccacctcctcccagctcTACCACCAAGTCTCCCAGGGATGCACCTACCATTCACAGCAGCACCGACAATGTCACTGTTGTGGCCATCACAAGCCAATCAAAGGCAAAGCCTGTCTGGAGTCGCACCCAATCACTGTGGGTCCTCCTCACACCGACTGCTCGACAAGCGCTGTCAAGACGGGTCGCAGCTGCAGCCCCTCCCATGTTCCTTCCTGTCACAACGCTGTCCGCTGCCACTGGCTGCACGGTTCCCATGACGGCGGTGGCCCCCACCAGTCCAAACAGCATCATGTGGTCACAGTCAG GGATGATGGACTCTACTGGATCCCTAGAAA TTACTCCCAGGTGGTAGTGAAGTATCCTCTGGTGGTGCTCGTCGCATGTGCAGTAGTCCTCCTGGGATGCTCCCTAGCCGGCCTGTTGATTGGTCCCCTGCCAGACTTCTCTGACCCGCTGATG GGGTTTGAGCCTCGAGGAACATACATCGGGGTGCGACAGTCCGCCTTGGCCAAGCTTCAGCAGAACACAGGGCCTGGAAACACACTGTCTCTGATACCGCAACACCTCAAAGACAAGACAGCTGGGAG CTATGGAGACGGTAGCGGAGGGGATGCCGGTGGGAGCCAGGAACAGTCGTCCAGGCAACGGTCTAAGAGAATGCTAGACAGGGATTCGGCCCAAGACACATTCCTCTGTGACGCTCCAG gagAGCGCTACGCCCAGCTTGTGTTCCGCTCTGGAAACTCTGCCAGTCTTTGGAGCCTGAAGGCGATCTACTCCATGTGTGAGATGGAGCAGGCCAGG ATTCGTTCACAACCCCACTTCCAAGATCTCTGCAAGCAACATATCCGATTGGAAGTGGACGGTGCCATAATCAGGGGAGGATGCTGTCCAAGTTGGTCACTGGGAAACTACCTGGCACTTCTCAGCAATGCCTCATCCTGTCTCAGCCTGACCTCTGTGCAAGTGTCAGAGAGTCTGAGCCTACTACGCTATTGCGCCCCATACTACCACGATGGGAGGCTGGTGGCGTATTGTGCAGAGAGGGGCTCGCAAMGCAACTGTGCATCTGTGCCGACTCGGTGCAAACACTCTCGTGCCGTTTTCCAGATATTGCATTACCTGGTTGATAAGGACTTTCTAGGGCCACAGACAATAGAATATCAGGTCCCGTCACTGAAATATAGCCTCCTGTTTCTACCGGTGGAAAAAGGAGATCACTTGATGGAGATATACATGAACAGCCTTGAAGGTCGTGAGCTTACATACAAGAACACTACTATTACAGGAATGGACCTAGGCATCAAGCAAAAGCTTTTCAAGTATTACCTGGCTAGGGACTCCATCTACCCTGTTCTGGCTGTAGTTTCACTGTTCCTCACCATAGCCCTTTATTTGCAGTCTCTTTTCCTATCAGCTCTGTCTTTAGTTGCAATTGTGGGTTCTCTCTTGACTTCCTATTTCTTCTACAAAGTGGTTTTTCAGCTGACATTCTTCCCTTTCCTCAACTTAGCTTCAGCTTTCATCCTGTTTGGTAGTTGCTCTAACCACGCCTTCACTTTCATTGATTTCTGGAATCTACAACTATCCCAGAATCCAcccgtttctctagagataagAGTCAATCGAGTTCTCCAAGAGGTCGGATATTTGATATTGGCATCAGGCCTGACTTCTAGTGCCACGTTCTTCTCGGGGTTCCTGAGCAGCATCACGGCAGTCAGATGCTTTGCTGTGTACCTGGGAACAGCTTCCTTAATCTGTACTTTTTCCGCCCTTGCGTGGCTGCCCAGCTCGCTGATATTACGCGAGCGCTACACTGTGCCTGCCTCAGCCTCTGTTACCGCACAGGCATGGAAGCCTTGCTGCACGAAAAGTATTGGCGGGTTCTGGGACACAAGCTCGCGAAAGCGTTGCCTCTTCACCTTGGGTCAGAAGCTACGAGGGTTGAAGCGGGGACTGTCCGACACCTCCAATTTACTTTTCCTGAAAATCCTCCCATGTGGAGTGGTCAAGTTCAGATACATTTGGATCTGCTGGTTCGCAGTGTTGGCCGCAGGAGGAACATACATCTCAGTTGTAGACCCTGGTATGAGACTACCCACTTTAGACAACAGGGCAACTCAGTTATTCCGCTCTAGCCATCCCTTTGAAAGATACGACGCTGAATATCGCCACCAATTCATGTTTGAACGGCTGGTGAACGGGGAGGACAAGCTCATTACATTGACTCTTGTATGGGGAGTCATCCCAACCGATAACGGCAATCACTTTGATCCAAAAAGCAATGGATCTTTAGTTATGGATCCAGAGTTTAACATGAGTAGCCCAGAGGCTCAGGTGTGGTTGAGAGACTTGTGTGGAAGAGTTCAAAACCAAAGTTTTTatttaccatcatcatcatcatctgaaaaCGAAGGCTCAACAGACAACGTCTGTATTGTCGAGCAACTCGTACACTGGGTGTCTATTCGACGATGCTCAGAGAGTGAGGATGCCTTCCATTTTTGCTGCAATGATATTCCCTTTCCTTACCCACCGGGTGTTTTTGAACAATGCCTGAGCATGATGGTGGCCGAGCGGCATGCAGAGGGCTACGTGTCCGAGGTTGGAGGCCTACATTTTGAGGCAGATGGTCGAATAGCAGCCCTGGTAATGGTATTTAGAACTACGCACCGCTATAGCTACAACTTTAGTCACACCACCCTTTTCTATAATGATATTGTGTCATGGTTTAATGGTGAAATGTCTGGCGCACCACTGGGACTAAAGGAAGGATGGTTCGTGAGCCAGTTGACACTATTTGACTTGCAACAATGTCTAAGCTCAGAAACCCTTGTGGTCACTGGGTTCTCTGTAGCCCTAGCGTTTGCATTGCTTCTTCTGACCACATGGAATATTCCACTGAGTATTTATGGCACTGCTGCTGTTGGAGGAAGTGTTTTTGTCACCATCGGCCTCCTGGTCCTTCTAGAATGGCAGCTTAGTGGTGTGGAGGCACTCTTCATATCAGCTGCTGCTGGGCTGTCTGTCGACTTTTTAGCCAACTACTGCATATCATATAATTCAGCTCCACACTCTGATAGATTTGGAAGAGTTGCACATTCTCTGAAAAGAATGAGCTGTCCTGTAGCAATAGGATCCGGGGCCTTCTGTTGTGTGGGCATCGCCATGCTCCCTACTACTGCCTTGTTGTTCAGAAAGCTGGGGATTTTCTTATTTCTGGTGAAATGTGTAGCATGTGGATTTGCCACTTTCTTTTTCCAATCCCTATGCTGCTTTTTCGGTCCTCAAAAGAACTGTGGGAAAATAATGTTGCCATGTTCATCTGAACCGGGGACTGAAAGTCTGCCCTCCTGCTCAGCAGCAGAACCTAGGTCCTCGACCTGCGCAGCCAACGGGGCTTTTGGAAGATCAAGAGTTCGAAGGAATTTCAATAAAGACGAGGGTAATTACCTTTACCCGAACCATCAGCGTCAAAGACAGCGACAGGCAGGGGGCGGAAGGGAGCCTGAGCAGTATGAGCTTCAGCCATTGGCCTGTCAGCTGAGTGACAGCTTTGAGAACAGCACGTGCACTAGTAAGCTATCCAACAGACCCTCAGTTCTCTCGGATGACATCCAGTTTGGTGGGCTGAGTCCCAGGAGGGATGTGGAGAGGAGCAACATTGAGGCAGATAGTGAAGAGCTCTGTGGGAGGCACCACAAAGGCTGTCACCCACCCCCAGCTTTGCAGACCTCTTCCCCATACAAAGAAAACACCCTAGGGCCTGTAGTAGCTCCTCCAGGTGACCTGGCTAAGGAAAGGCTCTTGTGCAAGACGTGCAGAGGACAGTCTGCTGGCATTAAGCACTGGAACGTATCGCTGTCCTCTTCCTCAAGCATGGAGGACACCATCATTAGTCAAACAATAGAAACAATTTACCAGCCATCCCTCTCAAAGGACGAGGCCCCTAATAGTACCTTTAAGCGTCACCCTCACAAACGCCTACTGTCATCTCAGAGTTCATTTGACGGGTTAGAGGATTCCAATGAGACTTGCCTGAGTGACATTGAACCTGGACCCTCAAACCAACAGACTTCTATTGAAGCAGAGGGAGTACTGGAACCACAACCAGGACACCTTAACGGAAAGAGAGACACCCTACGTCTCTCCCTGAGAGAGACCACGTATGAGACGGCCTCTCCGGGGTGTGGGAGGGGCCGTACGAGCCAGAGTGAAGGACCAGTGATGTTGCCAAACAGTAAACCAGATTTGCCTGATGTGTGGATCAAACGAGATGGGCAGAGGGAAGATAAAAGCTGA
- the rpusd2 gene encoding pseudouridylate synthase RPUSD2 yields the protein MVRYVKNIFYVLQIFNKREITLNNRTLSRARPWNAQLTNVTNYSDLICKVTKKHTLYHSVNELSSGPRLHQNHFTVMSHTMESTEMTKVSAVNTSNTSVNSTTDELKETCKRKSEEKEDPEKSSRGKRRRGGGKKQLRTGERYIPPPQKRNPGVSFSKEHFDETTYYFEGGLRKVRPYYFDFKTYCKGRWIGKSLLDVFSSEFRAEPLEYYVMASKLGRIRLNETPMDDLSVTLRNNDFLRNTVHRHEPPVVGRPLEILEDNGEVLVVDKPASMPVHPCGRFRHNTVIFILGKERGICGLHTVHRLDRLTSGVLLFARTLEVSQKLDVLVRDRQLEKEYVCRVEGEFPEGEIICEEPILVVSFKVGLCRVHPKGKDCRTVFQRLSWNGHSSVVRCLPLTGRTHQIRVHLQFLGYPILNDPVYGSSAWGPQRAKGGLKGMSDDELLKAILEEHRLKESLHLLDIPDEGMVQVSNVRTDVCGKDAQTPQPELLPRVCNSVSSDCTLSDVEQSANQVHSSPALPGAVPGPTDENGDQTESTESSHLAATNTKDPLCSECKIVRPDPTEKELIMYLHALRYKGPDFEYSTRLPDWAKDDWIED from the exons ATGGTACGTTATGTCAAGAACATTTTCTATGTTCTCCAAATCTTTAACAAACGCGAAATAACGCTTAATAACAGAACACTATCACGTGCTAGACCTTGGAATGCGCAATTGACAAACGTCACAAATTATAGCGatttaatttgtaaagtgacaaaaaaacatacaCTTTACCACTCAGTAAATGAGTTGTCATCTGGCCCACGTTTGCATCAAAACCATTTTACAGTAATGTCGCATACAATGGAGTCGACAGAAATGACGAAGGTGTCGGCGGTAAATACCTCAAACACTTCAGTCAATTCTACCACAGACGAGTTGAAAGAAACTTGTAAACGTAAGAGCGAAgagaaggaagacccagagaaaAGTAGTCGTGGAAAGAGACGACGAGGGGGTGGGAAGAAACAACTCCGTACAGGAGAGAGATACATTCCTCCTCCTCAAAAACGTAACCCCGGGGTAAGCTTCAGCAAAGAGCATTTTGATGAAACAACATACTATTTTGAAGGAGGTCTACGCAAAGTGCGCCCATACTACTTCGACTTCAAAACGTACTGCAAGGGACGCTGGATTGGGAAAAGTCTTCTCGATGTTTTCAGCAGTGAATTCCGAGCTGAGCCGTTGGAGTACTACGTTATGGCTTCCAAACTAGGACGCATCCGACTCAATGAAACACCAATGGATGACCTCTCTGTAACACTCAGG AACAATGACTTCCTAAGGAATACAGTGCATCGCCATGAGCCGCCTGTAGTCGGCCGGCCACTGGAGATTTTGGAAGATAATGGGGAGGTTTTGGTAGTTGACAAGCCAGCCTCAATGCCAGTTCATCCTTGTGGGCGCTTCCGTCACAACACGGTCATTTTCATCCTGGGAAAGGAACGGGGCATATGTGGCCTTCACACTGTTCACCGGCTGGATCGCCTAACATCGGGGGTGCTGCTCTTCGCCCGGACTTTGGAAGTGTCCCAGAAACTGGATGTGTTGGTGCGAGACAGACAG CTGGAGAAGGAGTACGTCTGTCGAGTGGAAGGGGAGTTCCCAGAGGGTGAGATCATCTGTGAGGAGCCCATCCTGGTGGTCTCCTTCAAGGTGGGACTGTGCAGAGTGCATCCTAAAGGCAAGGATTGCCGTACAGTCTTCCAAAGGCTCAGCTGGAACGGCCACTCCAGTGTAGTGCGTTGCCTCCCTCTCACTGGCCGCACTCACCAGATTCGCGTCCACCTCCAGTTCCTGGGCTACCCCATCCTCAACGACCCTGTCTATGGCTCCTCTGCTTGGGGTCCCCAAAGGGCAAAGGGAGGCCTGAAGGGCATGAGCGACGATGAGCTTCTCAAAGCGATTCTGGAGGAACATCGCTTGAAGGAGAGTCTTCATCTCCTAGACATCCCAGATGAGGGAATGGTACAGGTGAGCAATGTGCGTACTGACGTCTGTGGCAAAGATGCTCAGACACCTCAGCCAGAGCTGTTGCCACGTGTTTGCAATTCTGTTTCAAGTGACTGTACACTGAGTGACGTAGAACAGAGTGCAAATCAGGTCCACAGCAGTCCAGCCTTACCCGGTGCAGTACCCGGACCAACTGATGAAAATGGGGATCAAACAGAGTCCACAGAATCTTCTCACTTAGCTGCTACAAACACGAAAGACCCTCTGTGTAGCGAATGTAAGATTGTCCGTCCGGACCCCACTGAGAAGGAGCTCATCATGTACCTCCATGCGTTACGCTATAAAGGACCAGACTTTGAATATTCAACTCGCCTACCTGACTGGGCCAAGGATGACTGGATTGAAGACTAA